The following coding sequences are from one Manis pentadactyla isolate mManPen7 chromosome 13, mManPen7.hap1, whole genome shotgun sequence window:
- the LOC118912936 gene encoding olfactory receptor 5V1-like, whose translation MDGCNLTTMTHFILTGLSDLPEVRYPLFAVFAVIYQVTLVGNGAILLAIGTEKKLRTPMYYFLANLSLLDIFCPSVTVPKMLDNLLTGNHSISFLGCALQLYFLITVVGTEVFLLSVMAYDRYVAICFPLRYTLIMTEARCAQLTAGTWVAGFLNSLLHTVSTFRLSFCKSNQVNQYYCDIPPLVALSCSSKSMTDMLALLERGILGIGAFLITFISYIYIISTILKIRSVEGKRKAFSTCASHLLVVCLFYGTTIFTYMRPSSSQHSQARHRLISMLYGVITPMLNPLIYSLRNTEVKGAFRRVLCH comes from the coding sequence ATGGACGGCTGCAATCTCACCACCATGACTCACTTTATCCTCACGGGGCTCTCTGACCTCCCCGAGGTGCGCTATCCTCTCTTTGCGGTCTTTGCTGTCATCTACCAGGTCACCTTGGTGGGAAACGGGGCCATTCTCTTGGCCATCGGGACTGAGAAGAAGCTTCGCACACCCATGTATTACTTTTTGGCTAATCTGTCCCTCTTAGACATATTCTGCCCATCAGTTACTGTCCCCAAGATGCTGGACAACCTCTTGACTGGGAATCACAGCATTTCCTTCCTGGGCTGTGCTTTGCAGTTGTACTTCTTGATAACAGTGGTAGGGACTGAGgtcttccttctcagtgtcatGGCTTATGACCGGTACGTGGCCATCTGCTTCCCCCTCCGTTACACCCTCATCATGACTGAGGCTCGCTGTGCCCAGCTGACAGCTGGGACCTGGGTAGCAGGGTTTCTCAATTCCCTCCTACACACAGTGTCCACCTTCCGCCTGTCTTTCTGCAAGTCCAATCAGGTTAACCAGTACTACTGTGACATCCCTCCTCTGGTTGCCCTCTCCTGCTCATCCAAATCCATGACAGACATGCTCGCATTACTAGAAAGGGGGATTTTGGGGATTGGTGCCTTCCTgatcacctttatctcttatatCTATATCATATCTACCATCCTGAAAATCCGGTCGGTGGAAGGGAAGCGCAAAGCCTTCTCCACATGTGCCTCCCACCTCCTGGTGGTCTGTTTGTTCTATGGCACAACCATATTCACTTACATGCGACCCTCCTCCAGTCAACACTCTCAAGCCAGACACAGACTCATCTCCATGCTCTACGGGGTTATCACCCCAATGCTAAACCCCTTGATCTACAGCTTGAGGAACACAGAGGTGAAAGGGGCATTCAGGAGggtcttatgtcactga